A single Paenibacillus sp. FSL R5-0517 DNA region contains:
- a CDS encoding TraB/GumN family protein has protein sequence MKNWKRMLLSLTISVGLLTSAVPAMAAPQETSVKVNDQAVKYATGAPILDKGTTLVPLRTTLDAMDVKLTTATDDTITAVIDGKTITLKSKLTRINGVTYAPIRIVGDAAGYEVRWDAATRTVLLVSKGGATETAQTGGRGFMWEVESNGNTVYLVGSMHIADESFYPLRPEFEEAFAEADYLGVEIDISKAAEEEQQKLVLSLGSYQDGTTLKDHISSETYTKLGDVLKKNGLEPNALDAFKPWVVESTLASLKSATAGYEASAGVDLYFIQKAIERKLPVIELESYQSQLGMFNDFSKETQEETLKATIENFDVLDNSVNQMAEMWKTGNDEQLLELTNSFSTNEEYNKAMLVDRNIGMADKIDGYLKNGKGEEYFIVVGAAHYLGEHGIVKLLEDKGYKVERK, from the coding sequence ATGAAGAATTGGAAACGCATGCTCTTATCTCTTACCATCTCGGTAGGCTTGCTCACATCTGCAGTACCGGCTATGGCTGCTCCACAAGAAACTTCTGTCAAGGTCAATGACCAGGCAGTGAAATATGCCACAGGAGCACCAATCCTAGATAAAGGTACAACCTTGGTTCCATTGCGGACTACACTGGATGCGATGGACGTGAAGCTAACAACTGCGACAGATGATACGATTACGGCTGTGATTGATGGCAAAACGATTACACTGAAAAGCAAACTTACACGTATCAACGGTGTGACGTATGCTCCAATCCGCATCGTTGGAGATGCAGCGGGTTATGAAGTGCGCTGGGATGCTGCAACACGCACCGTGCTGCTGGTATCCAAGGGTGGAGCAACGGAAACTGCTCAAACGGGTGGACGTGGCTTCATGTGGGAAGTGGAAAGCAATGGCAACACGGTCTATCTGGTAGGGTCTATGCATATTGCGGATGAGAGCTTCTATCCATTGCGTCCGGAGTTTGAGGAAGCATTTGCGGAAGCTGACTATCTTGGGGTAGAGATTGATATTAGCAAAGCGGCTGAAGAAGAGCAGCAAAAGCTGGTTCTAAGCCTGGGTTCATATCAGGATGGAACAACACTGAAAGATCACATTTCCAGTGAAACCTATACGAAGCTGGGCGATGTACTGAAGAAAAATGGTTTAGAGCCTAACGCTTTGGATGCATTTAAGCCATGGGTAGTAGAGAGCACACTCGCAAGTTTGAAGTCCGCAACGGCTGGATACGAAGCGTCAGCAGGAGTGGATCTGTATTTCATCCAGAAAGCAATCGAGCGCAAACTCCCAGTTATTGAGTTGGAAAGTTATCAATCTCAACTTGGCATGTTTAACGACTTTTCCAAAGAAACACAAGAGGAAACTTTGAAAGCGACAATCGAGAACTTCGACGTGTTGGATAACAGTGTGAATCAGATGGCTGAGATGTGGAAAACGGGTAATGACGAGCAATTACTAGAACTGACTAACAGCTTCTCCACGAACGAGGAGTACAACAAAGCAATGCTGGTTGATCGTAACATTGGTATGGCGGACAAAATCGATGGTTACTTGAAAAACGGCAAAGGCGAGGAGTATTTCATTGTTGTTGGCGCGGCACACTACCTGGGCGAACACGGTATCGTGAAATTGCTTGAGGATAAAGGATATAAAGTAGAACGTAAATAA
- a CDS encoding ABC transporter permease, whose translation MNKMGTITGFTFKNKVKTKSFMVTTIVLALLISIGLNVPYFITLFNGGSIGGASSSNPVNIGLLSTGQPEVSEKLESFSAAQGDQAYRFIASGDKDEAALAADAEAGLTDGYLKFEPVAGQEFPQPILYSAEDVSPQIIASIEAALQSVKLDVVVKDVLTAEQKELITTPVKLTEQSLSTDGSGASAESEGAMSPINYIVVYLLIILLFTSTMMTGNMIASEITAEKSSRIMEILITSVSPLSQMFGKIIGIFMVGMLQIGIFGAVVAGNILLPHNRAVLGDFNMNLSDVNIAVIVYGLIFYILGYFLYAVLFAAIGSMVSRTEELGQAVLPITMLSLVSFYIAIFSISTPNILLLKIASFIPFTSPTAILVRIGAGVAPTWEILTSLAILIVSIIIFGWLAAKIYRTGVLMYGKRPTFKELFKAMKAYKI comes from the coding sequence ATGAATAAAATGGGAACGATTACGGGTTTTACATTTAAAAACAAAGTTAAAACGAAATCATTCATGGTGACGACCATTGTACTTGCACTTTTAATCTCAATCGGACTCAATGTTCCATATTTCATTACCTTATTCAATGGAGGTTCCATTGGCGGAGCTTCAAGTAGCAATCCTGTAAATATTGGTCTTCTAAGCACAGGGCAGCCTGAAGTTTCCGAGAAACTGGAGAGTTTTTCGGCGGCACAAGGAGATCAGGCCTATCGATTCATTGCCAGTGGAGACAAGGATGAAGCGGCTCTTGCAGCGGATGCGGAAGCGGGGCTTACCGATGGCTATCTGAAGTTTGAACCGGTTGCTGGACAGGAGTTCCCACAGCCCATTCTATATTCAGCAGAAGATGTATCACCTCAGATCATTGCATCCATTGAAGCTGCATTGCAGAGTGTGAAGCTGGATGTGGTTGTGAAGGATGTACTCACAGCGGAGCAGAAGGAACTGATTACAACACCTGTGAAGCTCACTGAGCAAAGCTTGAGTACGGATGGAAGTGGGGCCAGTGCTGAGTCGGAAGGTGCGATGAGCCCAATTAACTATATTGTGGTGTACTTGCTGATCATCCTGCTGTTCACCTCGACCATGATGACAGGCAACATGATTGCCTCCGAGATCACAGCGGAGAAGAGCTCGCGTATTATGGAGATTCTGATTACGAGTGTATCACCGCTCAGTCAGATGTTTGGTAAAATCATCGGGATCTTCATGGTGGGTATGCTGCAAATCGGGATCTTCGGAGCGGTGGTTGCCGGAAATATCCTGCTGCCGCATAACCGTGCAGTGTTAGGGGATTTCAATATGAATCTGAGTGATGTGAATATTGCGGTTATTGTGTACGGACTCATATTCTACATTCTGGGTTACTTCCTGTATGCCGTGTTGTTCGCTGCCATTGGCTCAATGGTAAGCCGTACGGAGGAACTGGGTCAGGCTGTCTTGCCGATTACGATGCTGTCCCTTGTATCCTTCTATATTGCGATCTTCAGTATTTCTACGCCGAACATTCTGTTGTTGAAAATCGCAAGCTTCATTCCATTCACGTCGCCGACCGCGATTCTGGTACGGATCGGTGCGGGAGTTGCACCGACTTGGGAGATTTTAACTTCATTAGCGATTCTCATTGTGTCCATTATCATCTTCGGATGGCTTGCAGCCAAAATCTATCGCACAGGTGTGCTGATGTACGGTAAACGTCCGACCTTTAAGGAATTGTTTAAAGCCATGAAGGCATACAAGATCTAA
- a CDS encoding ATP-binding cassette domain-containing protein, producing MNRLELKQVVKQYADKTAVNGVTLNVKEGEIYGLLGANGAGKTTTMRMVLGLIHPDGGNILYNGKPYNTELQQIMGYLPEERGLYPKVKVSEQINYLARLRGMNGKDADQSLKYWLDRFEVPEYYDKKIEELSKGNQQKMGFIAAVVHRPQILILDEAFSGLDPVNVELLKSTVKELRDEGTAILFSTHRMEHVEELCRQITILHRSNTVVQGEIKEIKSRYPREQVFLGTVGSVEGLEQLPGVKKVERNERGYLIHISQVEAAQEILRTAMTQTTVEHFELKEPTLNQIFIREVGESNE from the coding sequence ATGAACCGATTGGAATTGAAGCAAGTCGTCAAGCAATATGCAGACAAAACAGCCGTTAATGGAGTTACGCTCAATGTAAAAGAAGGGGAGATTTACGGACTGCTCGGAGCCAATGGTGCAGGCAAAACAACAACGATGCGCATGGTGCTTGGACTGATCCACCCGGACGGGGGGAATATCCTGTACAACGGCAAGCCTTACAACACAGAGTTGCAGCAGATTATGGGTTATCTTCCGGAAGAGCGCGGATTGTACCCGAAGGTGAAAGTCAGCGAACAGATTAATTATCTGGCACGGCTTCGTGGCATGAATGGTAAGGATGCAGATCAAAGTCTCAAATACTGGTTGGATCGGTTCGAAGTTCCGGAATATTATGATAAGAAGATTGAGGAGTTATCCAAAGGTAATCAGCAGAAGATGGGCTTTATTGCTGCTGTAGTTCATAGACCGCAGATTCTTATTCTGGATGAAGCGTTCAGCGGACTGGATCCTGTGAATGTGGAATTACTCAAATCCACCGTCAAGGAATTGCGTGATGAAGGTACAGCTATTCTGTTCTCGACACACCGCATGGAACACGTTGAAGAGTTGTGTCGCCAGATCACCATTCTGCATCGTTCCAACACAGTGGTACAAGGCGAGATCAAGGAGATTAAGAGCCGTTATCCACGTGAGCAGGTATTCCTGGGTACAGTTGGAAGTGTGGAGGGGCTTGAACAGTTGCCTGGTGTGAAGAAAGTCGAGCGGAATGAGCGCGGGTACCTGATACATATTAGTCAGGTGGAAGCGGCTCAAGAGATTTTGAGAACAGCCATGACTCAGACGACAGTGGAACACTTTGAACTGAAGGAACCAACGCTTAACCAAATCTTTATTCGTGAGGTAGGTGAGTCGAATGAATAA